In Lactococcus garvieae subsp. garvieae, the following proteins share a genomic window:
- a CDS encoding WxL domain-containing protein, which produces MGAVLSVALPSMLAVNKVSAAVPVIAPKATITITQKLTAGNIILSESMAKTLTESQLQSFMEVKGQDLSGLKLDGNTLATANAGLKGKDYIDIPVTWSTTNETAQAHLVVVSDDAVISSDRQRAINAYPVTLGQDIANTIGANSDQPTLDYYTQAKAYHSDGTVSSAALEDSAAYFTALKNAQSNDIVDVTYNFSSSDKSISKTVAISIFTGSLNFTSAPSTMDFGQLKVKNSNVVDFPAYTQDLVVTDTRQSSKNTGWTMFVKETQPLVEVDATGTPITGGHSLAGTLFFSADGTNNTALSASNAQVESQPSGTNGGTFNLSQNWGSTTKKGLYLDVPVTQQYAAKYKGELTWTLSDVPGNK; this is translated from the coding sequence ATGGGTGCAGTTTTGTCTGTTGCTCTTCCAAGTATGCTTGCAGTTAATAAGGTGTCAGCAGCAGTTCCCGTTATTGCACCTAAGGCAACGATAACGATCACTCAAAAGCTTACAGCAGGAAATATTATTCTCTCAGAAAGTATGGCAAAGACGCTTACTGAAAGCCAACTTCAATCTTTCATGGAAGTAAAAGGGCAAGATTTATCAGGCCTGAAGCTTGATGGAAATACTTTAGCGACTGCCAATGCTGGGCTAAAGGGTAAAGATTATATTGATATTCCGGTTACATGGTCAACGACAAATGAAACAGCGCAAGCACATCTTGTCGTGGTTTCTGATGATGCAGTCATTTCCTCTGATCGTCAGAGAGCGATCAATGCATATCCCGTAACTTTAGGGCAGGATATCGCGAATACGATTGGAGCAAACAGTGATCAACCAACACTTGATTATTATACGCAAGCGAAAGCTTATCATTCTGACGGAACAGTGAGTTCAGCTGCTTTAGAAGATTCTGCTGCATACTTTACGGCCTTGAAGAATGCTCAATCTAATGACATTGTCGATGTGACTTATAATTTTTCGAGCTCAGATAAAAGCATTTCAAAAACTGTTGCTATATCAATATTTACGGGGAGTCTAAATTTCACCAGTGCACCATCAACAATGGATTTTGGACAGCTAAAAGTTAAAAATAGTAATGTGGTTGATTTTCCTGCCTATACTCAAGATCTCGTGGTTACAGATACAAGACAAAGCAGCAAAAATACAGGATGGACAATGTTTGTTAAAGAAACTCAGCCGTTAGTTGAAGTTGATGCTACAGGCACACCAATTACTGGCGGTCATTCACTTGCTGGGACTTTATTCTTTAGTGCTGATGGCACCAACAATACCGCGCTTTCAGCAAGTAATGCTCAAGTAGAAAGTCAGCCAAGTGGCACAAATGGTGGAACCTTTAATCTCAGTCAAAATTGGGGGAGCACAACGAAAAAAGGACTCTATCTTGATGTACCTGTGACTCAACAATATGCTGCAAAATATAAAGGAGAACTGACGTGGACATTGTCGGATGTTCCAGGTAATAAATAA